A section of the Pimelobacter simplex genome encodes:
- a CDS encoding VOC family protein, with the protein MRLHHVQVACPRGGEDEARRFYGTGLGLVEVPKPDALAGRGGCWFRAYDDRGAVTAELHIGVEEPFAPARKAHPALLLDAVAALDEAGARLAGLGFAVDWTERHTFAGHERCHAFDGAGNRVELLAPAAGPA; encoded by the coding sequence ATGAGGCTGCACCACGTCCAGGTCGCGTGCCCGCGCGGGGGAGAGGACGAGGCTCGCCGCTTCTACGGCACGGGTCTGGGCCTGGTCGAGGTGCCCAAGCCGGACGCGCTCGCCGGACGCGGCGGCTGCTGGTTCCGTGCGTACGACGACCGGGGCGCGGTCACGGCCGAGCTCCACATCGGCGTCGAGGAGCCCTTCGCGCCCGCCCGCAAGGCGCACCCGGCGCTGCTCCTCGACGCGGTCGCGGCGCTCGACGAGGCGGGCGCCCGGTTGGCCGGGCTCGGCTTCGCGGTCGACTGGACCGAGCGGCACACCTTCGCGGGCCACGAGCGCTGCCACGCCTTCGACGGAGCGGGCAACCGGGTCGAGCTGCTGGCCCCGGCTGCTGGTCCCGCCTAG
- a CDS encoding hotdog fold domain-containing protein, with the protein MTQVHSLWKTTTSLPVVGGTLGKRVFSFAFSQKAPYFATIHPRVTELRPNYAEVVIPKRRRVQNHIGTVHAIALCNGLEMAMGALAEATIPRDKRWIPKGMEVAYTAKATSDITCTAETDQEQWDTAEGDLPVRVKGVRDDGTVVIEGVINLWVTSKKK; encoded by the coding sequence ATGACCCAGGTCCACAGCCTCTGGAAGACCACCACGAGCCTGCCCGTCGTCGGCGGCACCCTCGGCAAGCGGGTGTTCTCGTTCGCGTTCAGCCAGAAGGCGCCGTACTTCGCCACGATCCACCCGCGGGTGACCGAGCTGCGGCCCAACTACGCCGAGGTCGTCATCCCCAAGCGCCGCCGGGTGCAGAACCACATCGGCACGGTGCACGCGATCGCGCTGTGCAACGGCCTCGAGATGGCGATGGGTGCGCTCGCGGAGGCGACGATCCCGCGCGACAAGCGGTGGATCCCCAAGGGGATGGAGGTCGCCTACACCGCCAAGGCGACGAGCGACATCACCTGCACGGCCGAGACCGACCAGGAGCAGTGGGACACCGCCGAGGGCGACCTGCCGGTCCGGGTCAAGGGCGTGCGCGACGACGGCACGGTCGTCATCGAGGGCGTCATCAACCTGTGGGTGACCAGCAAGAAGAAGTGA
- a CDS encoding Ig-like domain-containing protein translates to MSPSSRRPCRRPGRSALAAVLALPFSLALLAPLPGVTPSAGAAPGAIAAGDDWSVTTVPGGYEVTVELDRSLPIVSDAPTIEVDGASIGVATESPDGRSLSVFTADPSVADAHSVEAGWASRDATAPAARSAAVAPEASTAEALAADPSAPGPATFTESIYKFGDQSVDLAAIGGIRGEMEGKLYLPDTPGKRPVVLLLHGRHGYCYGSGAANPARWPCSATQRSIPSYLGYDGTARALASHGYAVVSISANAINANDNQLAADQGAQARGRLVLDTLDLLADANAGKPVRLHDDATDTDVTLDEALDRGTVALAERADGFVTPPEPLDDIAAADLVGRLDLDQVGLMGHSRGGEGVTYAATLNTLRAHPFGLRSVLPLAPVDFARMTVPGVAMNVVLPYCDGDVSNQQGQHMLDDSRYAFGDDSLRTGTWVMGANHNFYNTVWTPGVYLNSVSDDWSSSTARRTEPVCGTDPSVAGSSIRMTAAEQYRQGSVYMAAWFRLTVGGETAFLPMFDGTGAVPEVLDGEDVRTQATAPSSARTTVASFESTSSLIRTSGAATATVCASLAGRTVAQALPACASTSMASATVPHWTPASNGGNVPATPLTQLGWTGSSDELRVAVPTARRNVSGFERLSVKLAAAESVAVDTDLTLSVIDGKGATWSSLVSAINPQALRRLPSSATSTSASTLKKVVLQQVVVPVTDLTAAGLDLSDVREVRFAGAPASDGSTAGAAYLSDLAFERSAVGTPAVGTAPVLGVYAPYVDEGNGPGTYDIAVTLDKPADRRVTGYASLLGSTSSRAGAAMEKVVFEPGETCKVVTATLNGDLLPSATNGTSLKASVINTQGGVMGPDAVVFTTIREDDGVTSGTALPPYGVPGDVCAEHASLGTVGTVTASDPTPVPGDTITLTAGGFRAGESVTFTPDGIAPVSAVADGTGLASAGLTIPADVVRGTIAVTARAAATGLEAEGELAALDATSTTLTWSPDEVAVNKPFDLVATVAGPDTSGRVEFLDGATTLGWADVIDGIATLPLSGLKAGTHHLSAVFAQTTTAQASTSNVITFALSRGQSAIALSLSAGTAAYGTPATATVAVPGGTGGTVEIAIDGAARTYPVPAAGEVTLTLPATLGVGEHRVTAAFSGTDELAASGPITATYRVTRASLTLSTTAKAKVRRGAKLPVRVRVSGVIAGTPVAGPAQVQVAVGSGRYRTVARVPLTRGDTTIKVRAPKSRKAAYLRVRTVVPGGTTYAPAVSPVTVVVLR, encoded by the coding sequence ATGTCACCCTCCTCCCGTCGACCCTGCCGTCGACCCGGGCGGTCGGCCCTCGCGGCCGTCCTCGCCCTCCCGTTCTCCCTCGCCCTCCTCGCACCCCTGCCCGGGGTCACTCCGTCGGCGGGCGCCGCCCCCGGCGCGATCGCGGCCGGCGACGACTGGTCCGTCACCACCGTGCCGGGCGGCTACGAGGTCACCGTCGAGCTCGATCGGTCGCTGCCGATCGTCTCGGACGCGCCGACCATCGAGGTGGACGGTGCCTCGATCGGCGTCGCCACCGAGTCCCCCGACGGCCGTTCGCTGAGCGTCTTCACCGCGGACCCGTCGGTCGCCGACGCCCACAGTGTCGAGGCCGGATGGGCGAGCCGCGACGCGACCGCGCCTGCGGCGCGCAGCGCGGCGGTGGCTCCCGAGGCGAGCACGGCGGAGGCCCTCGCTGCCGATCCGTCAGCACCGGGCCCGGCCACCTTCACCGAGTCCATCTACAAGTTCGGTGACCAGAGCGTCGACCTGGCCGCGATCGGCGGCATCCGGGGCGAGATGGAGGGCAAGCTCTACCTGCCCGACACCCCCGGCAAGCGCCCCGTCGTCCTGCTCCTCCACGGCCGGCACGGCTACTGCTACGGCTCCGGCGCGGCCAACCCGGCGCGCTGGCCCTGCTCGGCCACCCAGCGCTCGATCCCCAGCTACCTCGGGTACGACGGCACCGCGCGGGCCCTCGCCAGCCACGGCTACGCCGTCGTCTCGATCTCCGCCAACGCCATCAACGCCAACGACAACCAGCTCGCGGCCGACCAGGGCGCCCAGGCCCGTGGCCGCCTGGTGCTCGACACCCTCGACCTGCTCGCCGACGCGAACGCCGGCAAGCCGGTCCGGCTCCACGACGACGCCACCGACACCGACGTCACGCTCGACGAGGCTCTCGACCGCGGCACGGTCGCGCTGGCCGAGCGTGCCGACGGGTTCGTCACCCCGCCGGAACCGCTGGACGACATCGCGGCCGCCGACCTCGTCGGGCGCCTCGACCTCGACCAGGTCGGCCTGATGGGACACTCGCGCGGCGGCGAGGGCGTCACCTACGCGGCGACCCTCAACACCCTGCGGGCGCACCCGTTCGGCCTGCGCTCGGTGCTTCCCCTCGCCCCGGTCGACTTCGCCCGGATGACCGTGCCCGGCGTCGCGATGAATGTCGTCCTCCCCTACTGCGACGGCGACGTGTCCAACCAGCAGGGCCAGCACATGCTGGACGACTCGCGCTACGCCTTCGGCGACGACTCGCTGCGCACCGGCACCTGGGTGATGGGCGCGAACCACAACTTCTACAACACCGTCTGGACGCCGGGCGTCTACCTCAACTCGGTCAGCGACGACTGGAGCAGCAGCACCGCGCGGCGTACCGAGCCGGTCTGCGGCACCGACCCCTCCGTCGCGGGCAGCTCGATCCGGATGACCGCAGCCGAGCAGTACCGCCAGGGCAGCGTCTACATGGCCGCCTGGTTCCGGCTCACGGTCGGCGGGGAGACCGCGTTCCTGCCGATGTTCGACGGCACCGGCGCCGTGCCTGAGGTGCTCGACGGAGAGGACGTCCGCACCCAGGCCACGGCCCCGTCGTCCGCGCGCACCACGGTGGCGTCGTTCGAGTCGACCAGCTCGCTGATCCGCACCTCCGGCGCGGCCACGGCGACGGTGTGCGCGAGCCTCGCCGGACGCACGGTCGCGCAGGCGCTGCCGGCCTGCGCCAGCACGTCGATGGCCTCGGCCACGGTCCCCCACTGGACGCCGGCGAGCAACGGCGGCAACGTCCCGGCCACGCCGCTCACCCAGCTCGGCTGGACCGGGTCGAGCGACGAGCTGCGGGTCGCGGTACCGACCGCGCGCCGCAACGTGTCCGGCTTCGAGCGCCTGTCGGTCAAGCTCGCGGCCGCCGAGAGCGTCGCCGTCGACACCGACCTGACCCTCAGCGTGATCGACGGCAAGGGCGCCACCTGGAGCTCGCTCGTGTCGGCGATCAACCCGCAGGCCCTGCGCCGGCTGCCGTCCTCGGCAACGAGCACCAGCGCCTCGACGCTGAAGAAGGTCGTCCTCCAGCAGGTCGTCGTCCCGGTCACCGACCTCACCGCGGCCGGCCTCGACCTGAGCGACGTCCGGGAGGTCCGCTTCGCCGGCGCGCCGGCGAGCGACGGGAGCACCGCCGGGGCGGCCTATCTCTCCGACCTGGCGTTCGAGCGCTCGGCCGTCGGAACGCCCGCTGTCGGAACGGCACCGGTCCTCGGCGTCTACGCGCCCTACGTCGACGAGGGCAACGGCCCCGGCACGTACGACATCGCGGTCACGCTCGACAAGCCCGCCGACCGGCGCGTCACGGGGTACGCCTCACTCCTGGGCTCGACGTCGAGCCGGGCCGGCGCCGCCATGGAGAAGGTCGTCTTCGAGCCCGGTGAGACCTGCAAGGTCGTCACCGCGACGCTCAACGGGGACCTGCTGCCGAGCGCGACCAACGGCACGAGTCTCAAGGCGAGCGTGATCAACACCCAGGGCGGTGTGATGGGACCGGACGCCGTCGTGTTCACGACCATCCGTGAGGACGACGGGGTCACCTCGGGCACCGCGCTCCCGCCGTACGGCGTCCCGGGCGACGTGTGCGCGGAGCACGCCTCGCTCGGCACCGTCGGCACGGTCACGGCCAGCGATCCCACCCCCGTCCCCGGCGACACCATCACGCTGACGGCCGGGGGCTTCCGGGCCGGCGAGTCGGTGACCTTCACCCCCGACGGCATCGCACCGGTCTCCGCCGTTGCCGACGGGACCGGGCTGGCCAGCGCCGGGCTCACCATCCCCGCGGACGTAGTGCGCGGCACGATCGCCGTCACGGCCCGCGCCGCCGCGACCGGCCTCGAGGCCGAGGGTGAGCTCGCCGCCCTCGACGCGACCAGCACCACACTGACCTGGTCCCCGGACGAGGTCGCCGTCAACAAGCCGTTCGACCTGGTCGCGACCGTGGCGGGGCCGGACACCTCCGGTCGCGTGGAGTTCCTCGACGGCGCGACCACACTCGGCTGGGCCGATGTCATCGACGGGATCGCCACCCTGCCGCTGAGCGGCCTCAAGGCCGGCACGCACCATCTGAGCGCCGTCTTCGCGCAGACGACGACCGCGCAGGCGTCGACGTCCAACGTGATCACGTTCGCGCTCAGCCGCGGTCAGTCCGCGATCGCGCTGTCGCTCTCGGCAGGCACCGCGGCCTACGGCACCCCCGCAACGGCCACCGTCGCCGTCCCCGGTGGTACGGGCGGCACGGTCGAGATCGCCATCGACGGCGCCGCCCGGACCTACCCGGTCCCGGCCGCCGGAGAGGTCACCCTCACCCTGCCTGCGACCCTCGGCGTCGGCGAGCACCGCGTGACCGCAGCGTTCTCCGGCACCGACGAGCTCGCGGCGAGCGGCCCGATCACGGCGACCTACCGGGTCACCCGGGCGAGCCTGACCCTGAGCACCACCGCCAAGGCGAAGGTCAGGCGCGGCGCGAAGCTGCCGGTCCGGGTCCGCGTCTCCGGCGTCATCGCCGGTACGCCGGTCGCCGGTCCGGCGCAGGTCCAGGTCGCGGTCGGTAGCGGCCGCTACCGGACCGTGGCGCGGGTGCCGCTCACCCGCGGCGACACGACGATCAAGGTGCGTGCGCCGAAGTCGCGCAAGGCGGCCTACCTGCGGGTGCGCACCGTGGTGCCCGGCGGTACGACGTACGCGCCGGCGGTGTCGCCGGTGACGGTGGTGGTGCTGCGCTGA
- a CDS encoding IS256 family transposase — protein sequence MTAGPSIDPAQFLNEQLSQASPDLMRDLLTTFVNALLSAQADAVCGAGYGERSMERVNSRNGYRHRDLDTRVGTLDVAVPKLRTGSLYPEWLLERRKRAERALTSVVATCYLLGVSTRRMDKLVQTLGITGLSKSQVSVMAKELDEHVEQFRTRRLEEAGPFTFVAADALVLKVREGGRVVPVHVLVATGVNADGHREILGVQVTSSEDGAGWLAFWRDLTARGLAGVKLVTSDAHAGLVAAIGATLPGASWQRCRTHYAANLMSATPKSSWGWVKALLHSIYDQPDADAVHAQFDRVVDALAEKLPKVAEHLEDARADILAFTAFPKEIWRQIWSNNPNERLNREIRRRTDVVGIFPDRASIIRLVGAVLAEQHDEWAEGRRYLGLDVLARAQAVDTCVVEEVTEPELQALTA from the coding sequence ATGACCGCTGGACCCAGTATCGACCCTGCACAGTTCCTGAACGAGCAGCTGTCCCAGGCCAGTCCTGATCTGATGCGGGACCTGCTCACCACGTTCGTCAATGCGCTGCTCTCGGCGCAGGCCGACGCGGTGTGCGGCGCCGGCTACGGCGAACGCAGCATGGAGCGCGTCAACTCCCGCAACGGCTACCGGCACCGCGACCTCGACACCCGCGTCGGCACTCTGGACGTCGCGGTTCCCAAGCTGCGCACCGGTTCGCTGTACCCCGAGTGGCTGCTGGAGCGCCGCAAGCGAGCAGAGCGGGCACTGACCAGTGTGGTCGCGACCTGTTACCTGCTCGGCGTCTCGACGCGGCGGATGGACAAGCTGGTGCAGACCCTCGGCATCACCGGCCTGTCCAAGAGCCAGGTCTCGGTGATGGCCAAGGAACTCGACGAGCACGTCGAGCAGTTCCGCACCCGACGGCTGGAGGAGGCCGGGCCGTTCACCTTCGTGGCCGCCGACGCGTTGGTGCTCAAGGTCCGCGAAGGTGGCCGGGTGGTGCCGGTCCACGTGCTGGTCGCCACCGGCGTCAACGCCGACGGGCACCGCGAGATCCTCGGCGTGCAGGTCACCAGCAGCGAGGACGGCGCCGGGTGGCTGGCCTTCTGGAGGGATCTGACCGCCCGCGGCCTGGCCGGGGTCAAGCTCGTCACCAGCGACGCCCACGCCGGGCTGGTGGCCGCGATCGGCGCCACGTTGCCCGGCGCCTCGTGGCAGCGCTGCCGAACCCACTACGCGGCGAACCTGATGTCGGCGACGCCGAAGTCCTCGTGGGGCTGGGTCAAGGCGCTGCTGCACTCGATCTACGACCAGCCCGACGCCGACGCTGTCCACGCCCAGTTCGACCGGGTCGTCGACGCCCTGGCCGAGAAGCTCCCCAAGGTGGCCGAGCATCTGGAGGACGCTCGTGCCGACATCCTCGCCTTCACCGCGTTCCCGAAGGAGATCTGGCGCCAGATCTGGTCCAACAACCCCAACGAGCGCCTCAACCGCGAGATCCGCAGGCGAACCGACGTGGTCGGGATCTTTCCCGACCGGGCCAGCATCATCCGGCTCGTCGGCGCCGTCCTGGCCGAGCAGCACGACGAGTGGGCCGAAGGCCGCCGCTACCTCGGACTCGACGTCCTCGCCCGCGCCCAGGCCGTCGACACCTGCGTCGTCGAGGAGGTGACCGAACCCGAACTCCAGGCCCTCACAGCCTGA
- the miaB gene encoding tRNA (N6-isopentenyl adenosine(37)-C2)-methylthiotransferase MiaB — translation MSTAAQPRTYEVRTYGCQMNVHDSERLSGLLEDAGYAAAPEGEQADVVVFNTCAVRENADNRLYGNLGHLAPIKAKRPGMQIAVGGCMAQKDRDTVVKRAPWVDVVFGTHNIGSLPALLDRARVQEEAQVEILESLDVFPSTLPTKRESAYAAWVSVSVGCNNTCTFCIVPSLRGKEKDRRPGEILAEIEALVAEGVSEVTLLGQNVNAYGVEFGDRQAFSKLLRACGAIEGLERVRFTSPHPAEFTDDVIEAMAETHNVMPSLHMPLQSGSSKVLKDMRRSYRQEKFLGIIDRVRAALPDAAITTDIIVGFPGETEEDFQETLKVVREARFSGAFTFQYSKRPGTPAATLPDQVAQADVTDRYNRLVELVNEITWDENKRIVGRELELMVSEGEGRKDAATHRLSGRAPDNRLVHFEADFSQVEGVPRPGDMVTVQVTYAAPHHLVADGPVRALRRTRSGDAWERRTTAPAPASAGVGLGMPSIGVPAPLPDAPVCG, via the coding sequence ATGAGCACTGCAGCCCAGCCCCGCACCTACGAGGTCCGCACCTACGGGTGCCAGATGAACGTGCACGACTCCGAGCGCCTCTCGGGCCTGCTCGAGGACGCCGGCTACGCCGCGGCCCCCGAGGGGGAGCAGGCGGACGTCGTCGTGTTCAACACCTGCGCGGTGCGGGAGAACGCGGACAACCGCCTCTACGGCAACCTCGGGCACCTGGCGCCGATCAAGGCGAAGCGGCCCGGGATGCAGATCGCGGTCGGGGGCTGCATGGCGCAGAAGGACCGCGACACCGTGGTCAAGCGGGCGCCGTGGGTCGACGTGGTCTTCGGGACCCACAACATCGGCTCCCTGCCGGCGCTCCTCGACCGGGCGCGGGTGCAGGAGGAGGCGCAGGTCGAGATCCTCGAGTCGCTCGACGTGTTCCCGTCGACGCTGCCGACCAAGCGCGAGTCGGCGTACGCCGCGTGGGTGTCGGTGAGCGTGGGGTGCAACAACACGTGCACGTTCTGCATCGTGCCGAGCCTGCGGGGCAAGGAGAAGGACCGGCGGCCGGGCGAGATCCTGGCCGAGATCGAGGCGCTCGTCGCCGAGGGGGTCTCCGAGGTCACGCTGCTGGGCCAGAACGTCAACGCCTACGGCGTGGAGTTCGGTGACCGGCAGGCGTTCTCCAAGCTGCTGCGGGCCTGTGGCGCGATCGAGGGGCTGGAGCGGGTGCGGTTCACGAGCCCGCACCCGGCCGAGTTCACCGACGACGTCATCGAGGCGATGGCCGAGACGCACAACGTGATGCCGAGCCTGCACATGCCGCTGCAGTCCGGCTCGTCCAAGGTCCTCAAGGACATGCGCCGGTCCTACCGCCAGGAGAAGTTCCTCGGCATCATCGACCGGGTCCGTGCCGCGCTTCCGGACGCGGCGATCACCACCGACATCATCGTCGGCTTCCCGGGCGAGACCGAGGAGGACTTCCAGGAGACCCTCAAGGTCGTTCGGGAGGCGCGGTTCTCGGGGGCGTTCACCTTCCAGTACTCCAAGCGCCCCGGTACGCCGGCCGCGACCCTGCCCGACCAGGTCGCCCAGGCCGACGTCACCGACCGCTACAACCGGCTCGTCGAGCTGGTCAACGAGATCACCTGGGACGAGAACAAGCGCATCGTCGGGCGCGAGCTCGAGCTCATGGTCTCCGAGGGCGAGGGGCGCAAGGACGCCGCCACCCACCGGCTGTCCGGGCGCGCGCCCGACAACCGGCTCGTGCACTTCGAGGCCGACTTCTCGCAGGTCGAGGGCGTGCCGCGGCCCGGCGACATGGTGACGGTCCAGGTGACCTATGCCGCGCCGCACCACCTGGTCGCCGACGGTCCGGTACGCGCGCTGCGTCGTACCCGCTCGGGCGACGCGTGGGAGCGCCGTACGACGGCGCCCGCGCCCGCCTCCGCCGGGGTCGGGCTGGGGATGCCGTCGATCGGCGTCCCCGCGCCGCTGCCGGACGCCCCCGTCTGCGGCTGA
- a CDS encoding Type 1 glutamine amidotransferase-like domain-containing protein, with product MPADAPTILATSGGVVPSARNRWSVGPLTRYAVDLAGVEGRAPRVCFLATACGDQPAVLRDFYDMAQEAGFHGNHLSLFTMPNVADVRAHLLAQDVIWVWGGSVAGLLAMWELHGVGAAMREAWEAGVVLTGVSAGSICWHSGGTTDSFGPDLRPITNGLGLVPYSNGVHYDSEEQRRPLFQQLIGDGVLPAGYATDDGVGLHYRGTELVEALTEQAGKAAYFVERGAAGGAVETRLETRLLRG from the coding sequence GTGCCCGCCGACGCGCCGACCATCCTCGCGACCTCCGGGGGTGTGGTCCCCAGCGCCCGCAACCGCTGGTCCGTCGGCCCCCTGACCCGGTACGCCGTCGACCTGGCCGGCGTCGAGGGCCGGGCGCCGCGGGTCTGCTTCCTCGCGACCGCGTGCGGCGACCAGCCCGCGGTGCTGCGCGACTTCTACGACATGGCACAGGAGGCGGGCTTCCACGGCAACCACCTCTCGCTCTTCACGATGCCCAACGTGGCCGACGTCCGGGCGCACCTGCTCGCCCAGGACGTCATCTGGGTGTGGGGCGGCAGCGTCGCGGGCCTGCTGGCGATGTGGGAGCTGCACGGCGTCGGCGCCGCGATGCGCGAGGCATGGGAGGCCGGCGTGGTGCTGACCGGGGTCTCGGCCGGATCGATCTGCTGGCACTCCGGCGGCACGACGGACTCGTTCGGGCCGGACCTGCGCCCGATCACCAACGGGCTCGGGCTGGTGCCCTACTCCAACGGCGTGCACTACGACTCCGAGGAGCAGCGGCGCCCGCTGTTCCAGCAGCTGATCGGTGACGGCGTGCTGCCGGCCGGCTACGCGACCGATGACGGCGTCGGCCTGCACTACCGCGGGACCGAGCTGGTCGAGGCGCTGACGGAGCAGGCCGGCAAGGCGGCGTATTTCGTCGAGCGGGGTGCGGCGGGCGGCGCGGTCGAGACCCGGCTGGAGACCCGGCTCCTACGCGGGTGA
- a CDS encoding NUDIX hydrolase, with product MTVQDPATGKTRFVVVPASYVFLLREDPDDTDGTGTEVLLQLRQNTGYMDGHWAAAAAGHVERGETAETAAHREALEEVGVTGLDLVFATAMQRTAHDLPIDERIDFFFTARSWSGEPRIVEPAKCADLRWFPLSALPDPLVPHEAVVLAGLRRGDLPALSHHGF from the coding sequence GTGACCGTTCAGGACCCCGCCACCGGCAAGACCCGATTCGTGGTGGTTCCCGCCTCCTACGTCTTCCTCCTCCGCGAGGACCCGGACGACACGGACGGCACGGGCACCGAGGTGCTCCTCCAATTGCGCCAGAACACCGGCTACATGGACGGCCACTGGGCCGCCGCCGCGGCCGGCCACGTCGAGCGCGGCGAGACCGCCGAGACCGCCGCCCACCGCGAGGCCCTCGAAGAGGTGGGCGTCACCGGACTCGACCTCGTGTTCGCCACCGCGATGCAGCGCACGGCCCACGACCTGCCCATCGACGAGCGCATCGACTTCTTCTTCACCGCCCGCTCCTGGTCCGGCGAGCCGCGGATCGTCGAGCCGGCCAAGTGCGCGGACCTGCGCTGGTTCCCGCTCTCCGCGCTGCCCGACCCGCTCGTCCCGCACGAGGCGGTCGTGCTCGCCGGCCTGCGCCGCGGCGACCTGCCGGCGCTCTCGCACCACGGCTTCTGA
- a CDS encoding antitoxin: MGFLDDAKDKLSDAVDSQGDKIGDAVDKAADFASDKTGGKFDDKIDLGADKAKDALDSLDGKNDDIS, from the coding sequence GTGGGCTTTCTCGATGACGCCAAGGACAAGCTGAGCGACGCGGTCGACAGCCAGGGCGACAAGATCGGCGACGCGGTCGACAAGGCTGCCGACTTCGCCTCCGACAAAACGGGCGGCAAGTTCGACGACAAGATCGACCTCGGCGCCGACAAGGCCAAGGACGCGCTCGACAGCCTCGACGGCAAGAACGACGACATCAGCTGA
- a CDS encoding antitoxin: MGFMDKLKGAKDTVTDKVGDAVDKHGDKIESGLDKAADFVDDKTKGKYHDKIESATDKAKDALGKRGEDDTPA; the protein is encoded by the coding sequence ATGGGATTCATGGACAAGCTGAAGGGCGCGAAGGACACCGTCACCGACAAGGTCGGCGACGCGGTCGACAAGCACGGCGACAAGATCGAGTCCGGGCTCGACAAGGCCGCCGACTTCGTCGACGACAAGACCAAGGGCAAGTACCACGACAAGATCGAGTCGGCCACCGACAAGGCCAAGGACGCGCTCGGCAAGCGGGGCGAGGACGACACCCCCGCGTGA
- the miaA gene encoding tRNA (adenosine(37)-N6)-dimethylallyltransferase MiaA yields the protein MSPTPPATPIVAIVGPTASGKTALSLDLAEALGGEIVNTDAMQVYRGMDIGTAKLPPAERRGIPHHLLDTLQVRDPATVAEFQGWARTAIAALRARGATPVLVGGSALYTRAILDRFDFPGTDPAVRARLEAELDEVGSATLHARLRTLDPPAAERIEVENGRRVVRALEVIEITGEPFSAHLPVQEYADPRTVQLGVAIDRDVLEERIVLRVRTMFDDGLLDEVERLLAEGLAESRTAAAAIGYRQAAAVLAGEMSVAEAIDKTVIATRQFARRQMAWWRNDPRITWLEHDDPERVARALSVVRAV from the coding sequence ATGAGCCCGACCCCGCCCGCGACCCCCATCGTGGCGATCGTCGGCCCCACGGCCAGCGGCAAGACGGCGCTCTCGCTCGACCTCGCCGAGGCGCTGGGGGGAGAGATCGTCAACACCGACGCCATGCAGGTCTACCGCGGCATGGACATCGGTACGGCGAAGCTACCGCCCGCCGAGCGGCGCGGCATTCCGCACCACCTGCTCGACACGCTCCAGGTCCGCGACCCGGCCACGGTCGCGGAGTTCCAGGGATGGGCGCGGACGGCGATCGCCGCGCTGCGCGCACGGGGCGCGACGCCCGTCCTGGTGGGCGGGTCCGCGCTCTACACGCGGGCGATCCTCGACCGCTTCGACTTTCCCGGCACCGACCCGGCCGTCCGGGCGCGGCTGGAGGCCGAGCTCGACGAGGTCGGCAGCGCGACCCTGCACGCGCGGCTGCGGACGCTCGACCCGCCGGCGGCGGAGCGGATCGAGGTCGAGAACGGGCGCCGCGTCGTCCGGGCGCTGGAGGTCATCGAGATCACCGGGGAGCCGTTCAGCGCCCACCTCCCCGTCCAGGAGTACGCCGACCCGCGCACCGTCCAGCTCGGCGTCGCGATCGACCGCGACGTCCTGGAGGAGCGGATCGTGCTGCGGGTGCGGACGATGTTCGACGACGGGCTGCTCGACGAGGTCGAGCGCCTGCTGGCCGAGGGCCTGGCGGAGAGCCGGACCGCGGCGGCCGCGATCGGCTACCGGCAGGCGGCGGCGGTGCTCGCGGGGGAGATGTCGGTCGCCGAGGCCATCGACAAGACGGTGATCGCGACGCGCCAGTTCGCCCGGCGCCAGATGGCCTGGTGGCGCAACGACCCCCGCATCACCTGGCTCGAGCACGACGACCCGGAGCGCGTCGCCCGGGCGCTGAGCGTGGTCCGGGCGGTCTGA